A genome region from Pleurocapsa minor HA4230-MV1 includes the following:
- a CDS encoding transposase: MPNYRRVYVPGGTYFLTLVTYCRRPLFKEPSNINILRSAIAKVKAQKPFEIMAAVILSDHLHFIWRLPSDDSDYSQRISRLKVLFTRAFKANQSSSWEISASRHKHRESDVWQRRFWEHLIKDERDLQQHLDYIHYNPVKHGLVSCPHLWEYSSFSKWVGKDRYTQDWCCVCKNIDS, encoded by the coding sequence ATGCCCAATTATCGAAGAGTATATGTTCCTGGTGGCACTTATTTTTTGACCTTGGTAACTTATTGTCGTCGTCCTTTATTCAAAGAACCAAGTAATATCAATATTTTACGTTCGGCGATCGCCAAAGTTAAAGCGCAAAAACCATTTGAGATTATGGCTGCGGTCATTCTAAGCGATCATCTTCATTTCATCTGGCGCTTACCATCTGATGATTCAGATTATTCTCAAAGGATATCAAGATTAAAAGTCTTGTTTACTAGAGCTTTTAAGGCAAATCAAAGCTCATCTTGGGAAATTTCGGCTTCACGGCATAAGCATAGAGAAAGTGATGTTTGGCAACGACGTTTTTGGGAACATTTAATTAAAGATGAAAGAGATTTACAACAGCATCTTGATTATATTCATTACAATCCTGTCAAACATGGGCTGGTTTCTTGCCCCCATCTGTGGGAGTATTCAAGCTTTTCTAAATGGGTAGGTAAAGACAGATATACCCAAGACTGGTGTTGTGTTTGCAAAAATATAGATTCGTAG
- a CDS encoding histidine phosphatase family protein → MPQTVWIARHGNRLDFVNPEWFNTATRRYDPPLSDDGFIQAAELGQRLKSENIKHLFVSPFLRTIQTAHEVAQVINLPMKLEAGLGEWHNSQWMTESPEIHSQELLATAYPTINWSYQSQIYPQYPETKADVNQRTAATVKQLLSKYDEDILIVGHGASVFGVTQGLVADIPDSKIALCSLTKVVRDADNWNLEFFADTSHLSQTESQVRLN, encoded by the coding sequence ATGCCTCAAACAGTTTGGATTGCCAGACATGGTAACCGCCTCGACTTTGTTAATCCTGAATGGTTCAATACTGCTACGAGGCGTTATGATCCTCCTTTATCAGACGATGGTTTTATACAGGCAGCAGAATTAGGACAAAGACTTAAATCAGAGAACATTAAACATCTTTTTGTCTCTCCTTTTTTGCGCACCATTCAAACCGCTCACGAGGTAGCTCAAGTTATCAATCTACCGATGAAGCTAGAAGCAGGATTAGGTGAATGGCACAATAGCCAATGGATGACAGAATCACCTGAAATTCATTCTCAAGAGTTGTTGGCAACGGCATATCCTACGATCAATTGGAGTTATCAATCTCAGATTTATCCTCAATATCCTGAAACTAAAGCTGATGTTAATCAACGCACAGCAGCAACTGTTAAGCAGCTATTGTCTAAATACGATGAAGATATTTTAATCGTGGGACATGGTGCATCTGTATTTGGTGTGACCCAAGGCTTAGTGGCAGATATTCCTGATTCTAAGATTGCTTTGTGTTCTTTAACTAAGGTAGTGCGAGATGCTGACAATTGGAATTTAGAGTTTTTCGCTGATACTTCCCATTTAAGTCAGACTGAATCTCAAGTAAGGTTAAATTAA
- a CDS encoding low temperature requirement protein A: MTRAIFQPPKLRLEECEDEERKVTWLELFFDLIFVVAIAQLAHNFHADFSLLGLAKLGVLFVPVWWCWVGEVFYDTRFDNDGLVDRLITLMQMAIAASLAANIHHGLSSSSVGFALSYIAFRGVLICQYLHAGYHIPPARSLTNWYAVGFTISLLFWLASLFVPLPWRFGLWGLGLIIDFAIPLTAGEKVAKVPPNLTHTTERIGLFTIIVLGESIVSVVGGVSELAWTPTSIAIALLGLSIAFSFWWMYFDTVDESPLHAMKKGNMTIALTWLYSHLPLAVGLTATGVGVEKMISGLDNDAARGEKVLFCLAVSLCLLILSSLHWTSCELGQTKCKKILTYYRLGAAAFVLALAIACNVLSSLVVITLVAFVCAIQIVLDIFNTCP; this comes from the coding sequence ATGACGAGAGCGATATTTCAACCCCCAAAATTACGCCTAGAAGAATGTGAAGATGAAGAACGCAAGGTAACTTGGCTAGAGTTGTTTTTCGATTTGATTTTTGTAGTGGCGATCGCTCAACTAGCCCATAATTTTCATGCAGATTTTAGCTTACTGGGTTTAGCCAAACTAGGCGTTTTATTTGTCCCCGTGTGGTGGTGCTGGGTTGGCGAAGTCTTCTATGACACACGTTTCGATAATGATGGTTTAGTAGATCGCCTCATTACTCTGATGCAAATGGCGATCGCAGCGAGTCTGGCAGCTAATATTCATCATGGTTTAAGTAGCTCATCCGTCGGATTTGCCCTCAGCTACATCGCCTTTCGTGGCGTATTAATCTGTCAATATCTCCATGCAGGTTATCATATACCCCCAGCAAGATCCCTCACCAACTGGTATGCTGTTGGCTTTACTATCAGTCTTTTATTCTGGTTGGCTTCGTTGTTTGTGCCTCTACCCTGGCGTTTTGGGCTGTGGGGGTTGGGGTTAATTATTGATTTTGCCATTCCTCTAACTGCAGGAGAAAAAGTAGCTAAAGTTCCGCCTAATCTGACTCATACCACCGAAAGAATTGGGTTATTTACGATTATTGTTTTAGGCGAATCGATTGTTTCTGTAGTCGGTGGAGTATCTGAACTTGCTTGGACTCCTACTTCAATTGCGATCGCCCTATTAGGCTTATCCATTGCTTTTAGTTTCTGGTGGATGTATTTTGATACGGTGGATGAATCTCCTCTTCACGCCATGAAAAAAGGCAACATGACAATTGCCCTCACTTGGCTATATTCTCACCTACCATTGGCTGTCGGTTTAACTGCTACTGGAGTAGGAGTCGAAAAGATGATTAGTGGTTTAGACAATGATGCTGCCAGAGGAGAAAAAGTTTTATTTTGTCTAGCAGTTAGTCTGTGTCTGCTGATTCTCTCCAGCCTCCATTGGACAAGCTGTGAGTTAGGTCAAACTAAATGTAAAAAAATCCTGACCTACTATCGTCTTGGTGCTGCTGCTTTTGTCTTAGCTTTGGCGATCGCCTGTAATGTTTTATCTTCCTTAGTAGTTATTACTTTGGTGGCATTTGTCTGCGCGATTCAAATCGTTTTAGATATTTTCAACACCTGCCCTTGA
- the trpD gene encoding anthranilate phosphoribosyltransferase: protein MNNPNPLDFTSLLQQLLEQQSLSQSQAAQLMEGWLNEQIPEVLSGAILTAIQAKGVSATELAGMAQVLKNQSLQQQSIKYAYPVIDTCGTGGDGSSTFNISTAVAFVAAAAGIKVAKHGNRSASSKVGSADVLEYLGVDLTATPEKVTAAVENVGVTFLFARGWHPAMKSVAPLRSTLKIRTVFNLLGPLVNPLCPTGQVIGVYDSKFIYSMAEALNLLGVKKAIALHGREKLDEAGLGDLSDLTIVNQGKIRPDTINPQTLGLKSASLSALQGGDVDENATILRNVLQGKGTTAQQDAVALNASLALQVGELVPFGDYLQGVTIAQEIISSGAAWSKLEELVNFLKS from the coding sequence ATGAATAACCCAAATCCTCTAGATTTCACTAGTTTGCTGCAACAGCTATTAGAGCAACAATCCCTTTCCCAGTCTCAAGCTGCGCAACTAATGGAAGGATGGTTAAACGAGCAAATTCCTGAAGTGTTATCGGGGGCAATCTTGACAGCTATTCAAGCTAAGGGAGTCTCTGCTACGGAATTAGCAGGGATGGCGCAGGTATTAAAAAATCAATCTTTGCAACAGCAATCAATTAAATATGCTTACCCTGTAATCGATACCTGTGGCACAGGAGGAGACGGCTCATCTACCTTTAATATTTCTACAGCTGTGGCGTTTGTGGCAGCAGCAGCGGGAATTAAAGTGGCAAAGCATGGTAATCGTTCCGCTTCTAGTAAAGTGGGTTCAGCAGATGTTTTGGAATATTTAGGAGTTGATTTAACTGCTACCCCAGAGAAAGTCACCGCAGCCGTAGAAAATGTGGGAGTTACTTTTTTGTTTGCCCGTGGCTGGCATCCTGCAATGAAAAGTGTTGCACCTTTACGCAGCACCCTCAAAATTAGAACGGTATTTAATCTTTTAGGGCCATTAGTTAATCCTCTTTGCCCTACAGGTCAAGTAATTGGAGTATATGACAGTAAGTTTATTTATAGCATGGCGGAAGCTTTAAATCTGTTGGGAGTCAAAAAGGCGATCGCCCTGCACGGTAGAGAAAAGCTCGATGAGGCAGGATTAGGCGATCTTAGCGACTTGACGATAGTTAACCAGGGTAAAATTAGACCTGATACGATTAATCCGCAGACATTAGGTTTAAAATCTGCATCCCTGAGCGCATTACAAGGTGGAGACGTTGACGAGAATGCGACGATCCTACGCAATGTACTGCAAGGAAAAGGAACAACGGCACAGCAAGATGCAGTAGCTCTTAACGCTTCTCTTGCTCTACAGGTTGGGGAACTTGTCCCTTTTGGTGATTATCTTCAAGGAGTTACCATTGCCCAAGAAATCATCAGCAGTGGAGCTGCTTGGTCTAAATTAGAGGAATTGGTCAACTTCCTCAAAAGTTGA
- a CDS encoding YkgJ family cysteine cluster protein, whose amino-acid sequence MGKWRCVSGCGACCNLDPEERPDLEEYLSPEELETYLSMVGEDGWCINYDHDDRQCQIYEQRPRFCRVQPDNFKSMFGIEPVEFNEFAIACCQQQITGVYGAKSPELEHYNQEITQV is encoded by the coding sequence ATTGGTAAATGGCGATGCGTTTCAGGCTGTGGTGCTTGCTGTAACCTTGACCCCGAAGAACGACCAGATCTAGAGGAGTATCTCTCACCAGAGGAGCTAGAAACATATCTGAGTATGGTGGGGGAAGATGGCTGGTGTATAAATTATGACCACGACGATCGCCAATGCCAAATATACGAGCAGCGTCCGCGTTTTTGTCGAGTGCAGCCAGATAATTTTAAATCCATGTTTGGCATCGAGCCAGTAGAGTTTAATGAATTTGCGATCGCCTGTTGTCAACAGCAAATCACTGGCGTTTATGGAGCAAAAAGCCCTGAGTTAGAACATTACAACCAAGAAATTACCCAGGTTTAG
- a CDS encoding glycoside hydrolase family 10 protein encodes MKERIAKSFDIFANKLVQFSQEKGRLSWWVFLFVLAFTLVSITPLPGHSQSARNQPVEQICQADPKREIRGVWLTNVDSDVLFEEEKTKEAIALLAKANFNTLYPTVWNWGYTLYPSEIAKSFTGLSLDPTEGLQGRDILAEMVELGHEQGMSVIPWFEFGFMAPADSELARHPEWLTARQDGSTIWWEGKVHQRVWLNPLRPDVQQFMTDLIVEIVSNYDIDGIQLDDHFGYPSELGYDDYTVKLYQEEHEDKLPPKDPQDPDWVRWRADKITDYVETLFHEIKQHNPNAIVSVSPNPQHFSLNSFLLDWHRWERKGLIEELVVQLYRDDNQSFINELEQPEIQAAREHIPVGIGILSGLKGRPIPWRRIYQQVKIAREHKFAGISFFFYESLWNLAKESPTSRQAALKSLLYHQTQPSHVSDCKS; translated from the coding sequence ATGAAAGAGCGTATTGCTAAATCCTTTGATATTTTCGCGAATAAATTAGTGCAGTTTAGCCAGGAAAAGGGTCGTTTATCTTGGTGGGTATTTTTGTTTGTTTTGGCTTTTACCCTGGTATCTATCACACCTTTACCTGGACATTCTCAGTCAGCTAGAAATCAACCTGTTGAACAAATTTGCCAAGCCGATCCCAAAAGAGAAATACGGGGTGTCTGGCTCACTAATGTTGATAGTGATGTCTTGTTTGAGGAGGAGAAAACCAAAGAAGCGATCGCCTTACTCGCCAAAGCTAATTTTAATACTCTTTATCCTACGGTTTGGAATTGGGGCTATACTCTCTATCCTTCAGAGATAGCTAAATCTTTTACTGGACTGTCTCTTGACCCCACGGAAGGACTTCAAGGACGAGATATCTTAGCGGAAATGGTCGAATTAGGACATGAACAGGGAATGAGCGTCATTCCTTGGTTTGAGTTTGGCTTTATGGCTCCTGCTGATTCAGAGTTGGCACGTCATCCTGAATGGCTCACCGCCAGGCAAGACGGCAGTACTATTTGGTGGGAAGGGAAGGTACATCAAAGGGTGTGGTTAAATCCTTTGCGTCCAGATGTGCAGCAGTTTATGACGGATTTAATTGTCGAGATTGTCTCTAACTATGACATTGATGGTATTCAGCTAGACGATCATTTTGGCTACCCATCAGAATTAGGTTATGACGACTATACTGTCAAGCTATATCAAGAGGAACATGAAGATAAACTACCGCCAAAAGATCCGCAAGATCCAGACTGGGTGCGCTGGCGTGCTGATAAGATCACAGATTATGTAGAGACTCTATTTCACGAAATTAAGCAACATAACCCTAACGCCATCGTTTCTGTTTCTCCCAACCCTCAGCATTTTTCCCTTAACTCTTTTTTGCTTGACTGGCATCGCTGGGAAAGAAAAGGCTTGATTGAAGAGTTAGTTGTGCAACTATATCGTGATGATAACCAGAGCTTTATTAACGAATTAGAACAGCCTGAAATTCAAGCAGCAAGAGAACATATTCCCGTAGGCATCGGCATTCTCTCTGGTTTAAAAGGTCGTCCGATTCCTTGGCGGAGAATATACCAGCAGGTTAAAATCGCTCGCGAGCATAAGTTTGCGGGGATATCTTTTTTCTTTTATGAAAGCCTTTGGAATTTAGCCAAGGAGTCTCCCACAAGCAGACAGGCTGCACTAAAGAGTTTACTTTACCATCAGACACAACCTTCTCACGTATCTGACTGTAAATCCTGA
- a CDS encoding pentapeptide repeat-containing protein codes for MLRLYAGGEKDLTGKSFRGTRWRDRIARGGIYRETNFSGAYFDSSHFIGVDLSFAIFNRVRMYESTIGNSYMEGADFSDAIFGQATFYDVDLSRAIFRNAVFEEAGFKNANLSYADLRGATGLTTYECKNVIFHETIMPNGAVYTGRT; via the coding sequence TTGCTTAGACTCTACGCTGGGGGAGAAAAGGATCTCACTGGAAAAAGCTTTCGAGGTACTCGTTGGCGCGATAGGATCGCTAGAGGTGGTATTTACAGGGAGACTAACTTCAGCGGTGCCTACTTCGATAGCAGTCACTTCATCGGAGTTGACTTGAGTTTCGCTATTTTCAATAGAGTTCGGATGTATGAAAGCACTATCGGCAATAGCTATATGGAAGGGGCTGATTTCAGTGATGCTATTTTCGGGCAAGCCACTTTTTATGATGTCGATCTGAGTCGAGCCATCTTCAGAAACGCTGTTTTCGAGGAAGCTGGTTTCAAAAATGCCAACCTCAGCTATGCCGATTTGAGAGGGGCTACTGGGTTGACGACTTACGAATGTAAAAATGTCATTTTCCACGAAACCATTATGCCTAACGGTGCTGTCTATACTGGACGAACTTAA
- a CDS encoding pentapeptide repeat-containing protein — protein sequence MKYFLRLSALLLLLICLILPVPALAGSSSSVTPSTYSESDLTNKDFSGKVLQSVDFARVDLSGANFSNADIRGAVFNASNLAKANLSGADFSYGFGYLTNFDGADLTNANFQESILSFSTFQDATINGADFTFAVLEKWQVKQLCENATGVNPQTGVDTRESLGCK from the coding sequence ATGAAATATTTTCTCCGACTAAGCGCACTTTTGTTGCTGTTAATTTGCTTAATTTTGCCTGTTCCCGCTTTAGCTGGGAGTTCTTCTTCTGTAACTCCTTCAACCTATAGCGAATCTGACTTAACCAATAAAGACTTTTCAGGGAAAGTTTTGCAGAGCGTAGATTTTGCCAGAGTCGATTTGTCAGGAGCAAACTTCAGTAACGCAGATATTAGAGGAGCAGTCTTTAATGCTTCTAATTTAGCTAAGGCTAATCTCTCTGGGGCAGATTTTAGCTATGGTTTTGGCTATTTAACCAACTTTGATGGTGCAGACTTGACTAATGCCAATTTTCAAGAATCAATTTTGTCATTTTCCACCTTTCAAGACGCAACTATCAACGGAGCAGATTTTACCTTTGCAGTTCTAGAAAAATGGCAGGTTAAACAACTTTGCGAAAATGCTACTGGAGTAAATCCGCAAACTGGGGTAGATACTCGTGAATCATTAGGATGTAAATAA
- a CDS encoding PAS domain S-box protein, producing MNSLSQELEELYNQAPCGYHSLDSEGKFIRINDTELKMLGYSREEVLGRKFCDLITSESLLIFQQNFPIFKQQGWINDLELQLIRQDGSLLPVSLSATAIEDEAGNFVMSRSVVIDISERQTALRDRQQAETERQALEVNLRASQERYRLIAEEISQRAAKLDAFRVSLSNALRPLTDADEIQAIAARVLGEYLGASRVIYIEVLSGDEEVIVHKNYTNGVAQLSGRYRLEEYRRNLSDNHKTGQTQIVTDIANDPKYTDAEKARYSTIDIAAHIDVPLIKNDRFVALLAVHQSTPRQWTETEVKLVEETAEQTWAGVERARAEAALRESEEKYRTLFNSIDEGFCIIEMIFDKNEKPVDYRFLEINPIFEQQTGLANAQGKTARQLIPDLEEQWFEIYGKIALTGQSIRFENRSEVMHRWFDAFAFRFGKPEHRQVAILFQDISDRKQAETSLQEAQESLAIAIEAAQMGTWHLDLTRDVSSKRSLRHDQIFGYQTPQLEWGESIARQHIVEADREIFDAAFAYARETGKLDFEVRVQWPDGSIHWMAARGHFYFDENGNPVRGGGVNFDISDRKQAELARERFLTVASDLQIIMGNNGYFHWVSPSFEQALGWTTEEMTSRPWIEFIHPDDISPSVAESDSVFAGKETNYFENRYRHRDGSYRWLLWTAQPYPEEQVIYGAAIDITERKQAELALQQQIAREHLLAKITQAIHQTLDVEQILQSAVDLVRQFLQTERVIIFRFQPDWSGKVVAESVVMESISILESEIIDPCFGEQYVEPYRQGRVAAIADFQASDVELCYQELMAQFQVRANLVVPILQREHLWGLLIAHHCSAPRPWQIEEVELLQQLATQLGIAIQQAELHQQNVRQAALIDIASDAIFVCDLSNRILFWSQGAERMYGWRAVEVQENIAHELFQQESLSQLTEAQSIVIEQNNWYGELKQLTKDGREIIVESRWTLITDRQGNPQSILVVNTDITEKKQLAKQLLHSQRLESIGTLAGGIAHDLNNILTPILGFTQLLPLRIANLDDSSLQMLQLIRNNALRGSKIVEQVLLFSRDIETEWELLNLAEVLEEVLKLIQETFPKSITIENSVAQDLWSLDGDSTQLHQVMMNLCVNARDAMPDGGKLLISAENLRLDEQYFCTNSHLKVGNYILITVTDTGMGIPPEIVDRIFDPFFTTKKPGQGTGLGLSTVIGIVKKHGGTINLESERQNGTQFQIYLPASATITVNEAIIGETIPSGQQELILVVDDEAIIREVTKATLEIYNYRVITANDGIEAIAIYAQQPQAIAVVLMDLVMPEMDGLTAMRALKKINPHVKLIVTSGLATKENVTTAESIGIQSFLVKPYTTEKLLFNLNKTILAQSGLSKNQ from the coding sequence ATGAATTCTTTATCCCAAGAGTTAGAAGAACTTTATAATCAAGCACCTTGCGGATATCATTCTTTGGACTCAGAGGGAAAATTTATTCGTATTAACGATACCGAACTCAAAATGTTGGGCTATAGCCGAGAAGAAGTTTTGGGTCGCAAGTTCTGTGATCTAATTACTTCAGAAAGCTTGTTAATTTTTCAACAGAATTTTCCGATTTTCAAGCAGCAAGGCTGGATTAACGACCTTGAATTACAGTTGATTCGTCAAGATGGCAGCCTTTTACCTGTATCCTTGAGTGCCACAGCTATTGAAGACGAAGCAGGGAACTTCGTGATGAGTCGCTCAGTAGTGATTGATATTAGCGAACGGCAGACCGCGCTTCGCGATCGCCAACAAGCAGAAACGGAAAGACAGGCATTAGAGGTAAATCTCAGAGCTAGCCAAGAACGTTATCGCCTAATAGCAGAAGAGATTTCGCAGCGAGCAGCCAAATTAGATGCGTTTCGCGTCTCTCTCTCCAATGCGCTACGTCCACTGACTGATGCTGATGAGATTCAAGCGATCGCTGCTCGTGTCTTGGGCGAATACTTGGGAGCAAGCCGTGTTATTTATATTGAAGTATTATCGGGTGACGAGGAGGTCATCGTTCATAAAAATTACACGAATGGTGTTGCCCAATTAAGCGGACGATACCGTTTGGAAGAATACCGACGCAACTTGAGCGACAATCACAAGACAGGGCAAACCCAGATTGTGACTGACATTGCCAACGATCCTAAGTATACAGACGCTGAGAAGGCAAGATACAGCACGATCGATATTGCTGCACATATTGATGTACCCCTGATCAAAAACGATCGATTTGTCGCGTTGCTGGCGGTTCATCAATCCACACCGCGTCAGTGGACAGAAACCGAGGTCAAACTGGTTGAAGAAACCGCAGAGCAAACTTGGGCAGGTGTCGAGCGCGCCCGTGCCGAAGCAGCTTTGCGGGAATCGGAAGAAAAATATCGCACCCTGTTCAATTCAATTGACGAAGGCTTTTGCATTATTGAAATGATCTTTGATAAGAACGAAAAGCCTGTTGATTATCGCTTTTTAGAGATTAATCCAATTTTTGAGCAACAGACAGGACTCGCAAACGCCCAGGGAAAAACAGCGCGTCAACTGATTCCCGACCTCGAAGAGCAATGGTTTGAAATCTATGGCAAAATCGCGCTGACGGGTCAATCCATTCGTTTTGAAAATCGTTCCGAAGTGATGCACCGCTGGTTTGATGCGTTTGCGTTCCGTTTTGGTAAGCCAGAACACCGACAAGTTGCCATCCTTTTCCAGGACATTAGCGATCGCAAGCAGGCAGAAACCTCTTTGCAAGAGGCTCAGGAAAGTTTAGCGATCGCCATTGAAGCTGCGCAAATGGGAACCTGGCATTTGGATCTAACCCGAGATGTTTCATCTAAGCGATCGCTGCGTCACGATCAGATTTTCGGTTATCAGACACCCCAACTGGAATGGGGAGAGTCAATTGCTAGGCAGCATATTGTGGAAGCAGACAGGGAAATTTTCGATGCAGCCTTTGCTTACGCCAGAGAAACGGGCAAACTCGATTTTGAGGTGCGTGTTCAATGGCCAGATGGTAGTATTCACTGGATGGCAGCCCGTGGACATTTTTACTTTGATGAGAATGGAAATCCTGTCAGGGGCGGAGGAGTGAACTTTGATATTAGCGATCGCAAGCAAGCAGAACTAGCACGGGAGAGATTTCTAACTGTTGCTTCGGATTTACAAATAATCATGGGGAACAACGGATATTTTCATTGGGTCAGCCCAAGTTTTGAACAAGCCCTCGGCTGGACAACTGAGGAAATGACATCCCGCCCCTGGATTGAATTTATTCATCCTGACGACATCAGCCCTTCTGTCGCTGAAAGTGATAGTGTATTTGCTGGCAAGGAAACCAATTACTTTGAAAACCGTTATCGACATCGAGATGGTTCCTATCGCTGGTTGTTATGGACAGCACAGCCCTACCCAGAAGAACAAGTGATTTATGGGGCTGCTATTGATATTACCGAGCGCAAACAAGCAGAATTAGCTCTTCAGCAACAAATAGCACGGGAACATTTACTGGCTAAAATAACCCAAGCCATTCACCAAACTCTTGATGTCGAGCAAATTTTACAAAGTGCGGTAGATTTGGTGAGGCAATTCCTGCAAACAGAGCGAGTGATTATCTTTCGTTTCCAACCAGATTGGTCAGGGAAAGTAGTCGCCGAATCAGTGGTGATGGAATCAATTTCGATTTTAGAATCTGAGATTATCGACCCTTGTTTTGGTGAACAATACGTCGAACCCTATCGCCAGGGACGAGTAGCAGCGATCGCCGATTTTCAGGCATCTGATGTCGAGTTATGCTATCAAGAATTAATGGCTCAATTTCAAGTCAGAGCTAATTTGGTAGTGCCGATCTTACAAAGGGAACATTTGTGGGGCTTACTAATTGCCCATCATTGCTCGGCACCAAGACCCTGGCAAATAGAAGAAGTCGAACTACTGCAACAACTAGCAACTCAGTTGGGTATTGCCATTCAACAAGCAGAATTACATCAACAAAATGTCCGACAAGCAGCCTTAATTGATATTGCTAGCGATGCAATTTTCGTCTGCGATTTGTCGAATCGAATTTTATTCTGGAGTCAAGGGGCGGAAAGGATGTATGGCTGGCGGGCAGTAGAAGTACAAGAAAACATAGCCCACGAACTTTTTCAACAAGAATCTTTATCTCAACTTACAGAAGCTCAAAGCATCGTTATTGAGCAAAATAATTGGTATGGGGAATTAAAACAACTGACCAAAGATGGTCGAGAAATCATAGTCGAAAGTCGCTGGACATTAATTACCGATCGACAGGGTAATCCTCAATCAATTTTGGTGGTCAATACCGATATTACCGAAAAAAAACAACTAGCCAAGCAACTGTTACACTCGCAACGTTTAGAAAGTATTGGCACTCTGGCAGGAGGGATTGCTCACGACCTCAATAATATTTTGACTCCCATTTTGGGCTTTACGCAACTTTTGCCCTTAAGGATTGCCAATTTAGATGATTCTAGTTTACAAATGCTGCAACTGATCCGCAACAATGCCCTGCGGGGTTCTAAGATCGTCGAGCAGGTGTTACTATTTTCGCGGGACATCGAAACGGAATGGGAATTGCTCAACCTAGCAGAAGTGTTAGAGGAAGTTCTCAAGTTGATTCAAGAAACCTTTCCCAAATCAATTACGATTGAAAATTCTGTTGCACAAGACTTGTGGTCACTTGATGGTGACTCCACCCAACTGCATCAGGTAATGATGAACCTCTGTGTTAATGCCCGTGATGCTATGCCCGATGGCGGAAAGTTACTCATTTCTGCTGAAAATCTACGTTTAGATGAGCAATATTTTTGCACCAATTCACATCTAAAAGTGGGTAATTACATTTTAATTACCGTCACCGATACGGGAATGGGTATTCCGCCAGAGATCGTCGATCGCATTTTCGATCCTTTTTTTACTACCAAAAAACCAGGTCAGGGAACGGGATTGGGATTATCTACGGTAATCGGTATTGTCAAAAAACATGGAGGTACAATCAACCTAGAAAGCGAGCGCCAAAATGGTACTCAATTTCAGATTTATTTACCTGCCTCAGCAACAATAACCGTCAATGAAGCAATAATTGGTGAAACTATCCCCTCTGGACAGCAAGAATTAATTTTGGTGGTGGATGATGAAGCGATAATTCGAGAAGTGACGAAAGCTACTTTAGAAATCTACAACTACCGAGTGATTACTGCTAATGATGGTATTGAAGCGATCGCCATTTATGCTCAACAACCCCAAGCGATCGCCGTGGTGCTGATGGATTTAGTTATGCCAGAAATGGATGGTCTAACTGCTATGCGTGCCTTAAAAAAAATTAATCCCCATGTCAAGCTGATTGTCACTAGTGGATTAGCCACCAAGGAAAATGTTACTACCGCTGAATCAATTGGTATCCAATCCTTTCTGGTTAAACCCTACACAACAGAAAAGTTATTGTTTAATTTAAATAAAACCATCCTAGCTCAATCGGGCTTGTCGAAAAATCAATAA